ATCCGCAAACCGTGCATGACGCGGGCGTGTCGATGCAAAGCCGCACAGTGCCTGAATTCGAGATCCATGAAGACGACTGGGAAGACCATATTATCGAGGAGCCGACCTGATGTTTTTTGCCTCCGACAATACCGGACCGATGCACCCTGCCGTGGCGCAGGCGATGGTGGCCGCCGATGCGGGCTATCACCCCAGCTACGGCGCAGATCCCATCATGGACGGCGTGCGCGCGCAGATCCGCGAGATTTTCGAGGTGCCCGAGGCGGCGGTCTATCTGGTGGCCACCGGCACTGCGGCCAACGCACTGGCGCTGGCCACGATGACCAAGCCTTGGGACGCCGTCTTTTGCACGCCGTTGGCGCATATCAATGTCGATGAATGCCACGCGCCCGAATTCTACACCGGCGGCGCCAAGCTGAGCCTTGTGGGCGATGGTGACAAGATGACGCCCGATCAGCTGCGCGCGCGCATCGAGGGCTGGACCAAGGGCGATGTGCATACCTCGCAGCGCGGCCCCTTGCAGCTGACCCAGGTGACCGAAATGGGGCGGCTTTACCAGTTGGAGGAGTTGCGCGCGCTGACCGGCGTCGCGCGCGAGTACGGCCTGCCGACATTCATGGATGGTGCACGTTTCACCAACGCGCTGGTCGCGCTGGACTGCACCCCCGCCGAGATGACGTGGAAGGCGGGTATCGACGCGCTCAGCTTTGGTGGTACGAAAAACGGCTGCGCGGGCGTCGAGGCGGTGATCTTCTTCGATCCGGCGCATGCCTGGGAATTCGAGCTGCGGCGCAAGCGCGGCGCGCATCTCTTTTCCAAGCACCGCTATCTTTCAGCCCAGATGCAAGGCTACCTCACGGACGGCGCCTGGCTGGAGGCCGCGCGCGCGGCCAATGCCAATGCGGCAAGGCTGGCAGCGGGTTTGCGCGATATGCCGGGTCTTGAGTTCGTCGAGGAGCCGGAGGCGAACATGATCTTCGCCACGCTTCCTCGGCGCGAGCATCAGCGGCTTCAGGCGGGCGGCGCGGTCTATGGCCTTTGGGGTGATCTGGAGGGCGATCCCGATGAGCGTATCATGATGCGTCTCGTCACCGACTGGTCGATGACGCACGAGCTGATTGACGATTTTCTGGCGCTGGCGCTGGGCTGACAGTCACGTCTCGCGCCAAAAGCGCAGCACCTCCGCGCCGACCTGAGCGGAATGTGTGGCCACCGACATGTGCCCCGCCCCGCCGATAACGCCGCGCCGTGCATTCGGCAATCGCGCGGCCAGTGCGCCGTTGATCGCCGGAATGATGCCTGGTGCCTCGCTTCCTTCCAGTAGCAATACGGGCGTCTGCAACGCCTCGAGCGCGCCGGGTGCCAGCAATCCGCCCGCATCATCGTAAAGTGCCGGCCGCGTTGATGCGATCACCGGCATCTGCGCCCTGATGCGCGCCTGTGCCTCGGGCGCGAAGCTGTCCCATGGGCGCCCGCCGCCCCAGGCGCTGATGAAACCGCGTGCGGCGGCATCCAGATCGCCCGTCTGCATAGCCGCCTCGAACGCGGCCATCTCCTCCACCTGTTCCGCGCCCGTCGCGGCGCCGTCGCGCAAGGCTGCGGCGAAAAAGACCGGCTCGATCATTACGAGGCTGCGCACCAGATCGGGCCGCGTCATCGCAAGCCGCAAGGCAATCACCCCGCCAAAACTGTGCCCGATCACATCCATCGGTGCGTCCCGCTCGGCGAAATCTGCGGCAATATCCGTGCAAATCGCGCTCAGCTCGCCGCGCCCGTCCCAATCGGCGCTGCGTCCGTGCCCCGGCTGATCGAACGCAATCATCGTCGCGGCGCCTGAGAGTTCGCGCGCCATGCCGCCCCAGATAGCCGTTTCCGCAAGGCTGCAATGGATCATCAGCGCCGCGCGCGGGCCTTGCCCGAACGTCGTCCAATAGGTGGGAAAGCCGCCGAACGCGCCGCGGGGCATCTCAGGCCGCCTCTGCGAGCCGATCCGCGCAAAAAGATACGAACACGGCCATGTTTTCGGTCCCCTCGCGGCTGCGGCAGCTTTGCCAGACCCTACGCCCATGCTAAGCGGTGTCAACGTCCGCGAATCCGCCACAGTAGCCACGCAAGGAACGCATTCCATGTCATCCACGTCAGAGCCGAAACTGATCTCGGGCAACGCCAACATGCCGCTGGCCACCGCCATCGCGCGGCGCATGTCGATGCACAGGGGCGTCAATGTCGGCCTCGTCGATGCGCGGGTCGAGCGGTTCAACGATGGCGAGATCTTTGTCGAGGTGTTCGAAAACGTGCGCGGCGAGGATATGTTCGTCATCCAGCCCACCTCGAACCCGGCCAATGACAACCTGATGGAGCTTCTGATCATGGCCGACGCGCTGCGCCGCTCCTCGGCCGCGCGCATCACCGCCGTCATTCCATATTTCGGTTACGCCCGCCAGGATCGCCGCTCGAAGGCGCGAACGCCCATTTCGGCCAAGCTGGTGGCGAACATGCTGGTCGAGGCGGGGATCGAGCGGGTTTTGACGATGGACCTGCATGCCGCGCAGATCCAGGGGTTCTTCGATATTCCGGTCGACAACCTCTACGCGTCGCCCGTCTTCGCGCTGGACATCATGAAGCAATTCAAAGGCAGTATGGATGACGTCATGATCGTCTCGCCCGATGTGGGCGGCGTCGCCCGCGCGCGCGAATTGGCCAAGCGGATCACAGCCCCGCTCAGCATCGTCGACAAACGCCGCGAGAAGGCGGGCGAAGTTGCCGAAATGACCATCATCGGCGACGTTACAGGCAAGAAGTGCATCATCGTGGACGACATGTGCGACACGGCTGGCACGCTTTGCAAAGCCGCCGAAGTCCTGATGGAGAACGGCGCGTCCGAGGTCCACGCCTACACCACGCACGGCGTGATGTCCGGCCCCGCGGTCGAGCGGGTCACCAATTCGGTGCTGAAATCCATGGTCATCACCGACACGATCGCCCCCACCGAGGCAGTGCGCGCGACGCCTAACATCCGCATCATCCCGACCGCGCCGGTCTTTGCGCAGGCAATCCTGAATATCTGGAACGGCACGTCTGTATCGTCTCTTTTCGAGACGCCAACGCTTGAGCCAGTCTACGAGGGCCAGTTCGGGAACTGAATGGCGCCGCAGGCCCCCGCAAGTCAGTAAAGATCCCAATCCTCTTCCGAGGATACCTCGCCGATCGCCATCCAGCGCACGCGGGCGCGAGCAATATGTGTGTCGGCCCAAGTACGGAACACCACCTCAAAGCCATCCTGAGTGATCTTCTCGGCGCTGATTTCGACGCGGGCATTGGTACCGCTGTCGATATCCCACATCGACAGGGCACAATGCACAGCCGGTAGCGTGCGGAACCTTTCGGTGAAGCGGATGGAATGACGGCGCGTGCGCTCGCCCTCGCCCGTCCACATGGCGCCGCCCTTCTCGAAATCCGAGAAAAGAACCGTCTCGCCCTGGTCGATGCCCATGAGTTTGGTGTCGATGCGTTTCATACCGGATTCACTGATTACCTGCGGCCAAGCCTAAACACTCAATTCGGCAAAACTATGATCCACGATAAAAAAAGGGCCCGCAAGATGCAGGCCCCTGATTTGTCTGCCGATCCGGTCGGTATCAGTAGCCGCTAAGGCCCATATGCTCGCCCATGGCGACCATGTCCGACAGGAGCTTGGCCGCATCATCGACGGGGCCGGGCTCGTTCTTGAACGTCTCGCGGGCCTTTTCCAGACGCACCTTGGCCTCTTCCAGCAGGTCGTTGAACTGCTCTTGGGTCAGGTCTGTGCGGTGGATCGCGCGCTCGGCCAGAAGCGAGATGCTATCCGCGTTGATCTCGGCAAAGCCGCCGGTGACGGCATACTCGTCCTCGCCTTCGGCAGAGACGACGCGCACGATACCCGGACGCAACGTCAGGATGACGGGCGAATGGCCGGGCATGGCCGTCATATCACCCTCGGTGCCGGGCATCTTGACCTCGGTCACCTGCACGGATGCCAGAAGGCGCTCGGGCGATACCAGATCGAATTGCACTGTGTCAGCCATGAATGGCCTCCTTGATTGGCAAAGTGCCGGACCGCCTCAGCGGTCCGGCAGATGCATTAAGCGGCGTCAGAAGCCATACGCTCGGCTTTGGCCTTCACGTCCTCGATGCCGCCCACCATGTAGAAGGCGCCTTCGGGCAGGTGATCGTACTCACCCGCGACAACGGCCTTGAAGGACGAGATCGTCTCTTCCAGCGGAACCTGAACGCCGTCCGAGCCGGTAAAGACCTTGGCGACGTCGAAGGGCTGGCTGAGGAAACGCTGGATCTTGCGCGCGCGCGCAACGGTCAGCTTGTCCTCTTCCGACAGTTCGTCCATGCCGAGGATCGCGATGATGTCCTGCAGCGACTTGTAGCGCTGAAGGATACCCTGCACGTCGCGGGCCACCTGGTAATGCTCCTCGCCGACGACCGACGGGTCCATCAGACGCGATGTCGAGTCGAGCGGGTCCACGGCGGGGTAGATGCCCAGCTCGGAAATCGCACGGCTCAGAACGGTCGTCGCATCGAGGTGCGCGAACGATGTCGCAGGCGCGGGGTCGGTCAGGTCGTCCGCAGGGACGTAAACGGCCTGCACGGACGTGATCGAACCCTTGTTGGTCGAGGTGATCCGCTCCTGCATCTGGCCCATGTCGGTCGCCAGCGTCGGCTGATAGCCCACAGCCGAAGGAATACGGCCCAGAAGCGCCGACACTTCGGAACCCGCCTGCGTAAAGCGGAAGATGTTGTCGACGAAGAACAGTACGTCCGTGCCCGACTGGTCGCGGAACTGCTCGGCCAGGGTCAGGCCGGTCAGGGCCACACGCATACGTGCACCCGGCGGCTCGTTCATCTGGCCATAGACCAGCGCCACCTTGGACTCAGAGAGGTTATCGGGGACGATAACGCCCGACTCGATCATCTCGTGGTAAAGGTCGTTGCCCTCACGCGTCCGCTCGCCCACACCGGCGAAGACCGAGAAGCCCGAGTGCACCTTGGCGATGTTGTTGATCAGCTCCATGATGAGAACCGTCTTGCCCACACCGGCACCGCCGAAGAGACCGATCTTGCCGCCTTTCGCATAGGGTGCCAGCAGGTCGACGACCTTGATGCCGGTCACGAGAACGGTCGACTCGGTCGACTGGTCGGCGAAGGGAGGCGCGTCGTTGTGGATCGAGCGGGTCTCTTCGCGGGACACGTCGCCGCCTTCGTCCACGGGCTCGCCCACGACGTTCATGATGCGGCCCAGCGTGGCGTTGCCCACGGGGATCGTGATCGGGCCATCCGTGTCGGTCACTTCCTGGCCGCGAACCAAGCCCTCGGTCGCGTCCATCGC
This portion of the Roseovarius nanhaiticus genome encodes:
- a CDS encoding F0F1 ATP synthase subunit epsilon, whose amino-acid sequence is MADTVQFDLVSPERLLASVQVTEVKMPGTEGDMTAMPGHSPVILTLRPGIVRVVSAEGEDEYAVTGGFAEINADSISLLAERAIHRTDLTQEQFNDLLEEAKVRLEKARETFKNEPGPVDDAAKLLSDMVAMGEHMGLSGY
- a CDS encoding ribose-phosphate pyrophosphokinase; the encoded protein is MSSTSEPKLISGNANMPLATAIARRMSMHRGVNVGLVDARVERFNDGEIFVEVFENVRGEDMFVIQPTSNPANDNLMELLIMADALRRSSAARITAVIPYFGYARQDRRSKARTPISAKLVANMLVEAGIERVLTMDLHAAQIQGFFDIPVDNLYASPVFALDIMKQFKGSMDDVMIVSPDVGGVARARELAKRITAPLSIVDKRREKAGEVAEMTIIGDVTGKKCIIVDDMCDTAGTLCKAAEVLMENGASEVHAYTTHGVMSGPAVERVTNSVLKSMVITDTIAPTEAVRATPNIRIIPTAPVFAQAILNIWNGTSVSSLFETPTLEPVYEGQFGN
- a CDS encoding H-type lectin domain-containing protein; this encodes MKRIDTKLMGIDQGETVLFSDFEKGGAMWTGEGERTRRHSIRFTERFRTLPAVHCALSMWDIDSGTNARVEISAEKITQDGFEVVFRTWADTHIARARVRWMAIGEVSSEEDWDLY
- a CDS encoding alpha/beta fold hydrolase → MPRGAFGGFPTYWTTFGQGPRAALMIHCSLAETAIWGGMARELSGAATMIAFDQPGHGRSADWDGRGELSAICTDIAADFAERDAPMDVIGHSFGGVIALRLAMTRPDLVRSLVMIEPVFFAAALRDGAATGAEQVEEMAAFEAAMQTGDLDAAARGFISAWGGGRPWDSFAPEAQARIRAQMPVIASTRPALYDDAGGLLAPGALEALQTPVLLLEGSEAPGIIPAINGALAARLPNARRGVIGGAGHMSVATHSAQVGAEVLRFWRET
- the atpD gene encoding F0F1 ATP synthase subunit beta, with product MANAKGKITQVIGAVVDVQFGDHLPEILNALTTDNNGKKLVLEVAQHLGENTVRTIAMDATEGLVRGQEVTDTDGPITIPVGNATLGRIMNVVGEPVDEGGDVSREETRSIHNDAPPFADQSTESTVLVTGIKVVDLLAPYAKGGKIGLFGGAGVGKTVLIMELINNIAKVHSGFSVFAGVGERTREGNDLYHEMIESGVIVPDNLSESKVALVYGQMNEPPGARMRVALTGLTLAEQFRDQSGTDVLFFVDNIFRFTQAGSEVSALLGRIPSAVGYQPTLATDMGQMQERITSTNKGSITSVQAVYVPADDLTDPAPATSFAHLDATTVLSRAISELGIYPAVDPLDSTSRLMDPSVVGEEHYQVARDVQGILQRYKSLQDIIAILGMDELSEEDKLTVARARKIQRFLSQPFDVAKVFTGSDGVQVPLEETISSFKAVVAGEYDHLPEGAFYMVGGIEDVKAKAERMASDAA
- a CDS encoding threonine aldolase family protein → MFFASDNTGPMHPAVAQAMVAADAGYHPSYGADPIMDGVRAQIREIFEVPEAAVYLVATGTAANALALATMTKPWDAVFCTPLAHINVDECHAPEFYTGGAKLSLVGDGDKMTPDQLRARIEGWTKGDVHTSQRGPLQLTQVTEMGRLYQLEELRALTGVAREYGLPTFMDGARFTNALVALDCTPAEMTWKAGIDALSFGGTKNGCAGVEAVIFFDPAHAWEFELRRKRGAHLFSKHRYLSAQMQGYLTDGAWLEAARAANANAARLAAGLRDMPGLEFVEEPEANMIFATLPRREHQRLQAGGAVYGLWGDLEGDPDERIMMRLVTDWSMTHELIDDFLALALG